The Methanothermobacter sp. CaT2 DNA window TGCCCTGGCCTGTTGTTGACCCGATACTGATTGGGGTGCCTGTCTCGGCGATCTTCATGGTTGTTGTGAGTCTTCTTACTGAGCCACCGTCCCGTGAGCATGTTGAGAGGTGTTTCGAGGGAGTCTGATGTGGAGGTTCTGTGATGGTGCTTGGTATACCTGATCCCTGGGTCTGGAGTGCTTACCTCCTCTGCATCCTTGTGACGGTTTTCTGTGTCCTTTATGGTATTGTGAACTGGAACCGTGGCGGTGAGGATGAGGAGGAGCAGATAATGGAGGAACTCCAGTGGGAGGAAGAAGAGAAGAAGATGGAAGAGGATGAACTGGGCCTCTAGGCCCCATATTTTATTTATTCGGCCATTATTTTGAAATCATTGTCATGGTTTGCGCATTATCTCTTAAAGACAGCTTTTCTGTTAAAAATTCTGAAATCCTCGGGATATGTTCAGTAAATTCTCTTAAAAACTCCTTTTAATTCTTTTAAGAATTTCGAAATCATTCACAGAATATGAACAATATTTCTCAGAACAACTTTAATTCTGTTAATAATCAGTGATCAGGCCTATATGGCAAAATAAAAATAAAAAAGTTTAATTAGAAAAGACCGCTTTCTTCTAGTTTGCTCTCCATCCAGTGGGCCCTTTTATCCATTTTCTCCTTTACAAGTACCGTGATAAGGAAGGTCACCACTGGGAAGAGGGCAAGAAGTGCAATGTTCTTCCAGTAGATACTCCAGATCACACCAGCGACCACCTCCCTCAGAGCACCCACAGCGTAGGTGAGCGGGAGGTACGGGTGGATTGCCTGGAAAAATGGTGGCAGGAGTTCAACAGGGAATATGCCCCCTGTACCCGTGATCTGAAGCACCAGAATTATTATTGAGAGGGCCTTTCCTGCGTTCCCCAGGGCAGATGTGAGGGAATAGATTATGAGCATGGAACAGATGCTCACATAGAGGGCTGTCAGCAGAAACAGCAACGTCCCTGTTATCTGCACCTGGAGGAGCAGAGCGCCGGCTGCAACAACAAGGGCCTGACAGATGGCTATTATGAGGAAGAGCCCCATCCTTCCAAAGTACACCTGTATGCTGCTGTATTCACCATACTTCACCCTCATGCTTATCATTGCAACTGCGATAATACCTCCTATCCAGAGGGATATTGGTATGTAGAAGGGTGCAAGCGCGGATCCGTAATTCTTCACAGGGTAGATGTGCTCCTTCTCCATCTTCACAGGGCTTCTGAAGTATTCCCTCACAGCGGAAGGATCAATGTCAGCCAGCCTCACAAGGCTGTCGAGGTCATCCTCACTGATCATGCCAAGCTTTCTGTGGGCATCCTGAATCGCTGACCGCATAACTGGCCACTTGGAGTTTGCAATGCCCAGTTTTGATGACGCATCCCTCATGGCAGCATCTATCTGTGCCCTGTTATCCATGAGCCTGTTCAGTGCACTGTCCATTTTGTTTAGGGATTCTCTGAGCTTCACAAGGCGTTCTGTGGTCCCCTTTGTTTTGAGGTCTGTCTCTATACCCTCAAGTATGCCCAGAACTGAGCTGGCCTTCTGGATATTGGCGTCTATCTGGTCCATCGCTGTTTTTAACTTAGGATCCCCGGTGGCGGAATATAAACTGGCAAGAACAGCCTTCAGGTATTTCATTGAGGTAATGGCCTCTGAGAGATGGGACTCCATGGACTGGACTGTTGATAGGGCCTTAGCAGGGTCTTTTCCAATGTAACTCTCCAGTAGACTGTATTTCTCCTTCACAAAGTTTGCGTTTTCCTGAATTTCTGGCAAATCACTCTTCAGCCCTGACCAGATGTTCTGCCCCTTTTCAAGGTCTGAATTTGCTGTGCTGAGGGTTTCATCGATTTTACCAAGGTTTCCATTGAGTTCGCTGATGAATTTCTTTGTCCTGAGGATATCATCCCTGTTTGCCCTTGCCAGTTCACCGGCA harbors:
- a CDS encoding YhgE/Pip domain-containing protein; translation: MKKALEIFWNDIKTVKNSPVVLFVIAVIICIPALYAVFNIQATLDPYSKTSNIKVAVVNEDRGVNFEGEKLNVGAEFVDELRNNRNFDWQFVDRSEAMNGLREGDYYAVLIIPGNFSSDLLSIKNGTPRQASIEYIVNDKLNPVAPRITNAGADALQAKINSEVVKTIDGIIFGKISSAGELARANRDDILRTKKFISELNGNLGKIDETLSTANSDLEKGQNIWSGLKSDLPEIQENANFVKEKYSLLESYIGKDPAKALSTVQSMESHLSEAITSMKYLKAVLASLYSATGDPKLKTAMDQIDANIQKASSVLGILEGIETDLKTKGTTERLVKLRESLNKMDSALNRLMDNRAQIDAAMRDASSKLGIANSKWPVMRSAIQDAHRKLGMISEDDLDSLVRLADIDPSAVREYFRSPVKMEKEHIYPVKNYGSALAPFYIPISLWIGGIIAVAMISMRVKYGEYSSIQVYFGRMGLFLIIAICQALVVAAGALLLQVQITGTLLFLLTALYVSICSMLIIYSLTSALGNAGKALSIIILVLQITGTGGIFPVELLPPFFQAIHPYLPLTYAVGALREVVAGVIWSIYWKNIALLALFPVVTFLITVLVKEKMDKRAHWMESKLEESGLF
- a CDS encoding symporter small accessory protein, whose product is MVLGIPDPWVWSAYLLCILVTVFCVLYGIVNWNRGGEDEEEQIMEELQWEEEEKKMEEDELGL